A stretch of Planctomycetaceae bacterium DNA encodes these proteins:
- a CDS encoding DUF1080 domain-containing protein, whose product MSRSFKKYQSLPACLLFCAAVVGCSGDATTQPSTTTQDSSEGTPGGAPDAETLSGSSAISMTSTARLPTEGELHFAAPRLTDEELRGGWISLFDGVSLFGWEVPADTNWHVEDGTIVASEGEISLLLTPFLFDDFEFRCDFHLEEGGNSGVFLRTAEVAGDPAVDTYELNICDSHPSHGTGSLVGRHVAEDVPPVEGQWHTFRVLCRGPAIQVWLDDAQIVDFTDTGEHIRLTGRIGLQKNQGRIAFRNVFLRPLLPKELFNGENLSGFRVVPGSKSKFDVQNGAIHISDGPGFLETEGTYKDFMMYVEARTNGKSLNSGVFFRAEPGTEEAPSHGYEMQIQNGFHNNDRTQPEDSGTGAIFRRAAARYVVSSDNEWFVATLLAQENQFATWVNGYQVVHWTDDRQPNSNPREGRRDEAGHLSLQGHDPTTDLDFRSIRVYESGAK is encoded by the coding sequence TCTTCCGAAGGAACACCGGGCGGCGCCCCCGACGCCGAGACGCTGTCGGGTTCGTCCGCGATTTCCATGACGTCGACGGCCAGGCTTCCGACGGAAGGCGAGCTCCACTTTGCTGCTCCCCGACTGACCGACGAAGAACTTCGCGGAGGCTGGATCAGCCTGTTCGACGGTGTGTCGCTGTTTGGCTGGGAGGTTCCGGCGGACACGAACTGGCATGTCGAAGACGGCACAATCGTCGCCAGTGAAGGTGAGATCAGTCTGCTGCTGACTCCGTTTCTGTTCGACGACTTTGAATTTCGATGCGATTTCCATCTTGAAGAAGGCGGCAACAGCGGCGTCTTTCTGCGAACGGCGGAAGTCGCCGGCGATCCGGCTGTTGATACCTATGAATTGAACATCTGCGACAGCCATCCATCGCATGGAACGGGCAGCCTGGTCGGCAGACACGTGGCCGAAGATGTGCCGCCGGTCGAAGGGCAGTGGCACACGTTTCGAGTGCTGTGCCGGGGGCCCGCCATTCAGGTGTGGCTGGATGATGCGCAGATTGTTGACTTCACCGACACCGGCGAACACATCCGGCTGACCGGACGTATCGGGCTGCAGAAGAATCAGGGCCGGATCGCGTTTCGCAACGTCTTTCTGCGTCCGCTGCTGCCGAAGGAACTGTTCAACGGCGAAAACCTTTCCGGGTTCCGGGTTGTTCCCGGATCAAAGAGCAAATTCGACGTTCAGAACGGCGCCATTCACATTTCGGACGGCCCCGGATTTCTGGAAACCGAAGGAACGTACAAGGATTTCATGATGTACGTGGAAGCTCGCACCAACGGCAAATCACTGAACAGCGGCGTGTTCTTTCGAGCGGAACCGGGAACCGAAGAAGCGCCGTCGCACGGTTACGAGATGCAGATTCAGAACGGCTTTCACAACAATGACCGGACTCAGCCGGAAGATTCCGGCACCGGGGCAATCTTTCGTCGCGCGGCGGCCCGGTACGTCGTGTCGAGCGACAACGAATGGTTCGTGGCGACGCTGCTGGCTCAGGAAAATCAGTTTGCCACCTGGGTCAACGGTTATCAGGTTGTTCACTGGACCGATGACCGGCAGCCGAACAGCAATCCGCGCGAAGGGCGGCGGGACGAAGCCGGACACCTGAGCCTGCAAGGCCACGATCCCACAACGGATCTCGATTTCCGCAGCATTCGCGTTTATGAATCGGGCGCGAAATGA
- a CDS encoding ABC transporter ATP-binding protein, with translation MGPNGAGKSTLIKVLLGLVRTTFGHGFVLGHAIGTDATAIRSKVGYMPEDDCYMHGLSGIESVQVAAQLSRLPRTEALRRGHEILDFCGMGQERYRNVETFSTGMRQKLRFAMAIVHDPQLLILDEPTSGLDPEERESMLNRIRVLAKQFGKAIILCTHILPDVQLVCDDVVILAGGQMRLSEKLKVLTESPDPSVTVQFRGDGAAFVTKLQDRGIRTEAVSEWQLKAFGPAADLSAALWQSARAAGVVIRGVTPSKNSLEQIFLQAVRHANS, from the coding sequence CTGGGACCCAACGGCGCAGGGAAAAGCACTCTGATAAAGGTGCTGCTGGGCTTGGTGCGAACCACGTTCGGCCACGGCTTTGTGCTGGGACATGCCATCGGTACCGACGCCACAGCGATTCGTTCCAAAGTCGGGTACATGCCGGAAGACGACTGCTACATGCACGGGCTGTCCGGAATCGAAAGCGTGCAGGTCGCCGCTCAGTTGTCACGTCTGCCCCGCACCGAAGCTCTGCGACGCGGGCATGAAATTCTGGACTTCTGCGGCATGGGGCAGGAACGCTATCGCAACGTCGAAACGTTCTCGACCGGCATGAGACAGAAGCTGCGATTCGCGATGGCCATTGTTCACGACCCGCAACTGCTGATTCTGGATGAGCCCACGTCGGGGCTGGACCCCGAAGAACGCGAATCCATGCTGAACCGCATTCGGGTTCTGGCAAAGCAATTCGGCAAGGCCATCATCCTGTGTACGCACATCCTGCCGGACGTCCAACTCGTCTGCGACGACGTGGTGATCCTTGCCGGCGGCCAGATGCGGCTCAGCGAAAAACTGAAGGTGCTGACGGAATCTCCGGATCCGTCCGTGACCGTTCAGTTCCGCGGAGACGGCGCGGCTTTCGTGACAAAGCTGCAGGATCGTGGAATCCGCACCGAAGCAGTGTCCGAATGGCAACTGAAGGCATTCGGACCCGCCGCGGATCTGTCAGCAGCGCTGTGGCAGTCTGCGCGGGCCGCCGGAGTCGTCATTCGCGGAGTGACACCGTCAAAGAATTCTCTTGAGCAGATCTTTCTGCAGGCGGTGCGACATGCCAATTCATAA